The Bernardetia litoralis DSM 6794 genome includes a window with the following:
- a CDS encoding SpoIIE family protein phosphatase encodes MKQLQFIDEINKDKLLSNFLKLTALFAVLYVGVSYVIDFYYGMVIMGINFLFHIIGLFLYRKEILSYKATSNFYVANCCFVAVLGCSYYSGGLFSPVAMWFVLIPVIALLLLDARKSTFFWLITTLIIVSIYSILFFIKGDYLIKYNIQDYKGFFQIMCWVGLVLIVFLVSSIFENNQRKALSVVKTQNFDLIEQQNEINASNEELHQQKEELSAIVEVVQGKNKLIEKQSEDVKASILYASRIQNALLPVDKKIKNYFNDEIFILNKPRDIVSGDFYWFEKLEDCAILVTADCTGHGVPGAFMSMLGVTGLNSIVFQEGIFRADKILNHLHDYIYKSLQQKEGKSSDGMDVSVLVIHDTIPIAEYAGAMNSIYCIQNNELQEIKADKKPIGSNHYGKDRNYTKQVIDISKPTVFYTGSDGYQDQFGGEKGRKFMKKSLKKLMLQHHSESFKKQEEAFTSTLENWMKEGKKQQIDDILLMGFKVDRGSEVL; translated from the coding sequence ATGAAACAATTACAGTTTATAGATGAGATAAATAAAGATAAACTATTATCTAACTTTTTGAAGCTAACTGCTCTTTTTGCTGTTCTTTATGTTGGGGTAAGTTATGTAATTGATTTTTATTATGGAATGGTAATCATGGGGATTAATTTTCTATTTCATATTATCGGACTTTTTCTTTATAGGAAAGAAATTTTATCTTATAAGGCAACAAGTAATTTTTATGTAGCAAATTGTTGCTTTGTAGCTGTTTTGGGTTGTTCTTATTATTCAGGAGGACTTTTTTCTCCAGTTGCTATGTGGTTTGTGCTTATTCCTGTTATTGCTCTTTTACTTTTAGATGCAAGAAAAAGTACTTTCTTTTGGCTAATAACCACTTTAATTATTGTTAGTATTTATTCAATATTATTCTTTATAAAAGGAGATTATCTAATAAAATATAATATACAAGATTATAAAGGCTTTTTTCAAATTATGTGTTGGGTAGGGCTTGTTTTGATTGTATTTTTAGTTTCTTCTATTTTTGAAAATAATCAACGTAAAGCCTTAAGTGTTGTAAAAACACAAAATTTTGATCTAATTGAGCAACAAAATGAGATAAATGCTAGTAACGAAGAGTTACATCAACAAAAAGAAGAACTATCAGCAATTGTTGAAGTAGTTCAAGGTAAAAATAAGCTCATAGAAAAACAAAGTGAAGATGTAAAGGCAAGTATTTTGTATGCAAGTCGTATTCAGAATGCGCTTTTACCAGTAGATAAAAAAATTAAAAATTATTTTAACGATGAAATTTTTATTCTCAATAAACCTCGTGATATTGTTTCAGGAGATTTTTATTGGTTCGAAAAATTAGAAGATTGTGCCATTTTAGTAACAGCAGATTGTACAGGTCATGGCGTTCCAGGGGCGTTTATGTCTATGCTTGGAGTTACAGGACTTAATTCTATTGTTTTTCAAGAAGGAATTTTTAGAGCTGATAAAATACTTAACCATTTACATGATTATATCTATAAATCTTTACAACAAAAAGAGGGAAAAAGCTCTGATGGAATGGATGTAAGTGTTTTGGTTATTCATGATACAATTCCGATCGCTGAATATGCAGGGGCTATGAATTCTATTTATTGTATTCAAAATAATGAATTACAAGAAATAAAAGCAGATAAAAAACCAATAGGAAGTAATCATTATGGAAAAGATAGAAATTATACCAAACAAGTAATTGATATTTCAAAGCCAACTGTATTTTATACAGGTTCTGATGGTTATCAAGACCAATTTGGAGGAGAGAAAGGAAGAAAATTCATGAAGAAAAGCCTCAAAAAATTGATGTTACAACACCACTCTGAATCCTTCAAAAAACAAGAGGAAGCATTTACTTCTACTCTTGAGAATTGGATGAAAGAAGGGAAAAAACAGCAGATTGATGATATTTTATTGATGGGATTTAAGGTAGATAGAGGCTCTGAAGTTTTATAA